A genomic segment from Ramlibacter agri encodes:
- a CDS encoding NADP-dependent malic enzyme, which produces MSDTPAKPDKRALLREAALKYHEIPTPGKIAISATKQLINQYDLALAYSPGVAAPCEEIVKDPANAFRYTARGNLVAVITNGTAVLGLGDIGPLAAKPVMEGKGVLFKKFAGIDVFDIEIAEKDNLDKLVDVIAALEPTFGGINLEDIKAPDCFYVERKLRERMKIPVFHDDQHGTAIVVGAAILNGLKVVGKDITKVKLVTSGAGAAALACLGLLLKLGLPRENIYVTDLAGVVYKGRKELMDPDKEQFAQDVKARTLTEVIEGADVFLGLSAGGVLKAEMVKKMAADPLILALANPNPEIAPEDAKAARPDCIIATGRTDYPNQVNNVLCFPYIFRGALDSGATTITMEMEIAAVHAIAELAQAEQSEVVAAAYAGQQLSFGAEYLIPKPFDPRLMMKIAPAVAKAAADSGVAARPIQDMDAYREKLQSFVYASGTTMKPIFALAKSAPRKRVAFSEGEEERVLRAAQIVVDEGVARPTLIGRAKVIAQRVEKFGLRLQQGRDFDVVDTDYDDRYRDFWQTYHRMTERKGVTVQMAKIEMRRRLTLIGSMLLQKDQVDGLICGTWGITSLHLQYIEQVIGKRPGVNTYACMNGLMLPNRQVFLVDTHVNYDPTAAQLAEITIMAAEEMMRFGLKPKAALLSHSNFGSSNQPSAHKMRETLEMLRTTAPWLEVDGEMHGDVALDGQARAQIMPHSTLSGDANLLVLPNIDAANISYNLLKTAAGGNIAIGPVLLGAAKPVHILTASTTVRRIVNMTALTVADANAAR; this is translated from the coding sequence ATGTCCGATACCCCCGCCAAGCCCGACAAACGCGCCCTGTTGCGCGAAGCGGCGCTCAAGTACCACGAGATCCCGACGCCCGGCAAGATCGCCATCTCGGCGACCAAGCAGCTGATCAACCAGTACGACCTGGCGCTGGCGTATTCGCCCGGCGTCGCGGCGCCCTGCGAAGAGATCGTCAAGGATCCCGCCAACGCCTTCCGCTACACCGCCCGGGGCAACCTGGTGGCGGTCATCACCAACGGCACCGCGGTGCTGGGCCTGGGCGACATCGGCCCGCTGGCCGCCAAGCCGGTGATGGAGGGCAAGGGCGTCCTGTTCAAGAAGTTCGCCGGCATCGATGTCTTCGACATCGAGATCGCCGAGAAGGACAACCTGGACAAGCTGGTCGACGTGATCGCCGCGCTGGAGCCCACCTTCGGCGGCATCAACCTCGAAGACATCAAGGCGCCGGACTGCTTCTACGTGGAGCGCAAGCTGCGCGAGCGCATGAAGATCCCGGTCTTCCACGACGACCAGCACGGCACCGCCATCGTCGTCGGCGCCGCCATCCTGAACGGCCTGAAGGTCGTCGGCAAGGACATCACCAAGGTCAAGCTGGTGACCTCCGGCGCCGGCGCCGCGGCGCTGGCCTGCCTGGGCCTGCTGCTGAAGCTGGGCCTGCCGCGCGAGAACATCTACGTGACCGACCTCGCCGGCGTGGTCTACAAGGGCCGCAAGGAGCTGATGGACCCGGACAAGGAGCAGTTCGCGCAGGACGTCAAGGCGCGCACGCTCACCGAGGTGATCGAGGGCGCCGACGTGTTCCTCGGCCTGTCTGCCGGCGGCGTGCTGAAGGCGGAGATGGTCAAGAAGATGGCGGCCGACCCGCTGATCCTGGCCCTGGCGAACCCCAACCCGGAAATCGCCCCGGAAGACGCCAAGGCGGCGCGGCCCGACTGCATCATCGCCACCGGCCGCACCGATTACCCGAACCAGGTCAACAACGTCCTGTGCTTCCCGTACATCTTCCGCGGCGCGCTGGATAGCGGCGCGACGACGATCACCATGGAAATGGAGATCGCCGCGGTGCACGCCATCGCCGAACTGGCGCAGGCGGAGCAGAGCGAAGTGGTGGCGGCGGCCTATGCGGGCCAGCAGCTGTCCTTCGGCGCCGAATACCTGATCCCGAAGCCCTTCGACCCGCGCCTGATGATGAAGATCGCGCCGGCGGTGGCCAAGGCGGCCGCGGACAGCGGCGTGGCGGCGCGCCCGATCCAGGACATGGATGCCTACCGCGAGAAGCTGCAAAGCTTCGTCTACGCGTCCGGCACCACCATGAAGCCGATCTTCGCGCTGGCCAAGAGCGCGCCGCGCAAGCGCGTGGCTTTCAGCGAGGGCGAGGAAGAGCGCGTGCTGCGCGCCGCGCAGATCGTGGTGGACGAGGGCGTCGCCCGGCCCACCCTGATCGGCCGCGCCAAGGTGATCGCCCAGCGCGTCGAGAAGTTCGGCCTGCGCCTGCAGCAGGGCCGCGACTTCGACGTGGTCGACACCGACTACGACGATCGCTACCGCGACTTCTGGCAGACCTACCACCGCATGACCGAGCGCAAGGGCGTGACGGTGCAGATGGCCAAGATCGAGATGCGCCGGCGCCTGACGCTGATCGGCTCGATGCTGCTGCAGAAGGACCAGGTCGACGGCCTGATCTGCGGCACCTGGGGCATCACCTCGCTGCACCTGCAGTACATCGAGCAGGTGATCGGCAAGCGCCCGGGCGTCAACACCTACGCCTGCATGAACGGCCTGATGCTGCCGAACCGGCAGGTCTTCCTGGTGGACACGCACGTCAACTACGACCCGACGGCGGCGCAGCTGGCGGAGATCACGATCATGGCGGCCGAGGAGATGATGCGCTTCGGCCTGAAGCCGAAGGCGGCGCTGCTGTCGCACTCCAACTTCGGCAGCAGCAACCAGCCCAGCGCGCACAAGATGCGCGAGACACTGGAAATGCTGCGTACCACCGCGCCCTGGCTGGAAGTGGACGGCGAGATGCACGGCGACGTGGCACTGGACGGCCAGGCCCGCGCGCAGATCATGCCCCACAGCACCCTGTCCGGCGACGCCAACCTGCTGGTGCTGCCGAACATCGACGCTGCCAACATTTCCTACAACCTGCTGAAGACGGCGGCCGGCGGCAACATCGCCATCGGCCCGGTGCTGCTCGGTGCCGCCAAACCGGTGCACATCCTGACGGCCAGCACGACCGTTCGGCGGATCGTCAATATGACAGCTTTGACGGTCGCGGACGCAAACGCCGCCCGTTAA
- a CDS encoding acyltransferase — protein sequence MTATAIHWARIGESTFAAGIWFLYGVHRVVGRRLLRALLWPVVLFYAATQPRARRASLDYLARMQAAHGVIGAQPGTLHWLRHLMSFAETLLDKLLATSGRYAFAEVKLEGQEQVDALLAQGRGALLVTAHIGCLELCQALANRLPGLRLTVLVHTRHAERFNAILKRLNPASQVTLLQVTEVDASTAVELERRVQAGEFVAIAGDRVPVASARTATVPFLGAPAKFPVGAYVLASLLACPLLMLGCVRENGRHVVRFELLGERVLVPRAGRDAALQQWTEQFVRRMEALLVRAPYDWFNFYPFWA from the coding sequence ATGACAGCGACCGCCATCCACTGGGCGCGCATCGGCGAGTCGACCTTCGCCGCCGGGATCTGGTTCCTGTACGGCGTGCACCGCGTAGTCGGCCGGCGCCTGCTGCGCGCCCTGCTCTGGCCGGTGGTGCTGTTCTACGCCGCCACGCAGCCGCGCGCGCGCCGCGCCTCGCTGGACTACCTGGCCCGCATGCAGGCCGCGCACGGCGTGATCGGCGCCCAGCCCGGCACGCTCCACTGGCTGCGGCACCTGATGTCCTTCGCCGAGACCTTGCTGGACAAGCTGCTCGCCACCTCCGGGCGCTACGCCTTCGCCGAGGTGAAACTGGAAGGCCAGGAACAGGTCGACGCGCTGCTGGCGCAAGGCCGCGGCGCGCTGCTGGTCACCGCCCACATCGGCTGCCTGGAGCTGTGCCAGGCGCTCGCCAACCGCCTGCCCGGCCTGCGGCTGACGGTGCTGGTCCACACCCGCCACGCGGAGCGCTTCAACGCGATCCTGAAGCGGCTGAACCCGGCCAGCCAGGTGACCTTGCTGCAGGTGACCGAGGTCGATGCTTCCACCGCCGTGGAGCTGGAGCGCCGCGTGCAGGCCGGCGAATTCGTCGCCATCGCTGGCGACCGGGTTCCGGTCGCCAGCGCGCGCACCGCGACCGTTCCATTCCTTGGAGCGCCGGCGAAGTTCCCTGTCGGCGCCTATGTGCTGGCTTCCTTGCTCGCCTGCCCGCTGCTGATGCTGGGCTGCGTGCGCGAGAACGGCCGGCACGTGGTGCGCTTCGAATTGCTGGGTGAACGGGTGCTTGTTCCGCGCGCCGGCCGTGACGCCGCCTTGCAACAATGGACGGAGCAGTTCGTCCGACGGATGGAGGCGCTGCTGGTCCGCGCGCCTTACGATTGGTTCAATTTCTATCCCTTCTGGGCATGA
- a CDS encoding AMP-binding protein, producing MADWISLARVALPGPAQRAVARRGGALIAHERFSADVARWQAAFAAVPGQHVAIYFADSYDFACALFGAWHAGKVAMLPGDAQPATLERLLPQVAACAGELPGALQPAAAPGAPLHELDLHETQAVIYTSGSSGQPVAIRKRLAQLEAEVQHLETVFGARMDAGGAPLIRATVSHQHIYGLLFVTTWPLAAGRVVEVEKLVYPEQMAQRLGLEATALVSSPAHLKRLPESLDWSAARGQLRAIFSSGGPLPPESSGQAHALLGVSPTEVYGSSETGGVAWRQRAHDGDAWTALPEVQWRLKDDTLCVRSAHLDGDEWWETADRAKALPDGRFVLQGRADRIVKIEEKRVSLVALEDALAASGLVAEGKALLVPSEGGPRLAVVAVPSAEGWSVLQAEGKRGMSARIRQHLLQGFERVVLPRRFRYLRELPVNTQGKATEALLGVLFQPELPRATWRERRAPQAAVSLEIVPQLRVFEGHFPGAPVLPGVVQLDWAIAFGRRAFELPPRFLRAEQMKFQQPVLPPVQLELELEWKAEARQLHFRFASQTGQHSSGRLVFGEA from the coding sequence ATGGCTGACTGGATCTCCCTCGCGCGGGTGGCCTTGCCCGGCCCCGCGCAGCGCGCGGTGGCGCGCCGTGGCGGCGCGCTGATTGCGCACGAACGTTTCAGTGCCGACGTCGCGCGCTGGCAGGCGGCCTTTGCGGCCGTGCCGGGCCAGCACGTGGCGATCTACTTCGCCGACAGCTACGACTTCGCCTGCGCCTTGTTCGGCGCCTGGCATGCCGGCAAGGTGGCGATGCTGCCCGGCGATGCCCAGCCCGCGACCCTGGAACGCCTGCTGCCGCAGGTGGCTGCCTGCGCCGGCGAATTGCCGGGCGCCTTGCAGCCGGCCGCGGCGCCCGGAGCGCCGCTGCATGAGCTCGACCTGCACGAGACGCAGGCGGTGATCTACACCTCCGGCTCCAGCGGCCAGCCAGTCGCCATCCGCAAGCGGCTGGCGCAGCTGGAGGCCGAAGTGCAGCACCTGGAAACGGTGTTCGGCGCGCGCATGGATGCGGGCGGCGCGCCGCTGATCCGCGCAACCGTCTCGCACCAGCACATCTACGGCCTGCTGTTCGTCACCACCTGGCCGCTGGCGGCCGGGCGCGTGGTGGAAGTCGAGAAGCTGGTCTATCCCGAACAGATGGCGCAGCGCCTGGGCCTCGAAGCGACGGCGCTGGTGTCCAGCCCTGCGCACCTGAAGCGCCTGCCGGAGAGCCTGGATTGGTCCGCGGCCCGCGGCCAGCTGCGGGCGATCTTCTCCTCCGGCGGCCCGCTGCCGCCGGAATCGTCCGGGCAGGCCCATGCGCTGCTGGGCGTGTCGCCGACCGAGGTGTACGGCAGCTCCGAGACCGGCGGCGTCGCCTGGCGCCAGCGCGCGCACGATGGCGATGCCTGGACCGCCCTGCCCGAAGTGCAGTGGCGGCTGAAGGACGACACGCTGTGCGTGCGCTCCGCGCACCTCGATGGCGACGAGTGGTGGGAAACCGCCGACCGCGCCAAGGCGCTGCCCGATGGCCGCTTCGTGCTGCAGGGGCGGGCCGACCGCATCGTCAAGATCGAGGAAAAGCGTGTCTCGCTGGTGGCGCTGGAAGACGCGCTCGCGGCCAGTGGCCTGGTCGCCGAAGGCAAGGCGCTGCTGGTGCCGTCCGAAGGCGGGCCGCGGCTCGCGGTGGTCGCGGTGCCCAGCGCCGAAGGCTGGTCGGTGCTGCAGGCCGAAGGCAAGCGCGGGATGAGCGCGCGCATCCGCCAGCACCTGCTGCAAGGCTTCGAGCGCGTGGTGCTGCCGCGCCGCTTCCGCTACCTGCGCGAGCTGCCGGTCAACACCCAGGGCAAGGCCACCGAGGCGCTGCTGGGCGTGCTGTTCCAGCCTGAGCTGCCGCGCGCCACCTGGCGTGAGCGCCGCGCGCCGCAGGCGGCGGTGAGCCTGGAGATCGTGCCGCAGCTGCGCGTGTTCGAAGGGCACTTCCCCGGCGCGCCGGTGCTGCCGGGTGTGGTGCAGCTCGATTGGGCCATCGCCTTCGGCCGCCGGGCCTTCGAACTGCCGCCGCGCTTTTTGCGCGCCGAGCAGATGAAGTTCCAGCAGCCGGTGCTGCCGCCGGTGCAGCTGGAACTGGAGCTGGAATGGAAGGCCGAGGCGCGGCAACTGCACTTCCGCTTCGCCTCGCAAACCGGCCAGCATTCCAGCGGCCGGCTGGTGTTCGGGGAGGCCTGA
- a CDS encoding beta-ketoacyl synthase chain length factor has product MGVRFVIRDWAALAPGLHAAADWRAWARAPHCPQGLPEAKLEAMPAMQRRRLNALGRAAAQMAWETHAPGSGQPVVFASGYGDAQRCLALLKEFAASGAASPTDFTFSVHNAIGAMYSISRNDQASYSSVAAGPASAANGVVEACALLADGAREVLLVCYDAPLPGEYAAFQNEPAAAYAWAWRIAAADAGEPHIALAWTADDAAAPASELPFGLQALRFAVSEDAQAETRANGMRWTWSRHA; this is encoded by the coding sequence ATGGGTGTGCGCTTCGTGATCCGGGACTGGGCGGCCTTGGCCCCTGGCCTGCACGCGGCCGCCGACTGGCGCGCCTGGGCGCGCGCACCCCATTGCCCGCAGGGCCTGCCGGAAGCGAAACTCGAGGCCATGCCGGCGATGCAGCGCCGACGGCTGAATGCCCTGGGCCGCGCCGCGGCCCAGATGGCGTGGGAAACCCACGCTCCCGGCAGCGGCCAGCCCGTGGTGTTCGCCTCCGGCTATGGCGACGCGCAGCGTTGCCTGGCCCTGCTGAAGGAATTCGCGGCCAGCGGAGCCGCCTCACCGACCGATTTCACTTTTTCCGTGCACAACGCCATCGGCGCCATGTACTCGATCAGCCGCAACGACCAGGCCAGCTACAGCAGCGTGGCCGCCGGACCCGCCAGCGCCGCCAACGGCGTGGTGGAGGCTTGCGCCTTGCTGGCCGATGGCGCGCGCGAGGTGCTGCTGGTCTGCTACGACGCGCCGCTGCCCGGCGAATACGCCGCCTTCCAGAACGAGCCGGCCGCAGCCTATGCCTGGGCCTGGCGCATTGCCGCGGCCGACGCCGGCGAGCCGCACATCGCGCTGGCGTGGACCGCGGACGACGCTGCCGCGCCGGCTTCGGAACTGCCCTTCGGCCTGCAGGCGCTGCGCTTCGCCGTGTCCGAAGACGCGCAGGCCGAGACGCGCGCCAACGGCATGCGCTGGACCTGGAGCCGCCATGCTTGA
- a CDS encoding acyl-CoA thioesterase — MTTDLSHEVEVVPAFYDIDPMEIVWHGHYVKYLEVARTALLGKFNYDYPRMRESGYGWPIVDMRLKYVRPAEFGQRLKVRAEIKEWENRLRIEYRITDALSGRKLTEASTIQVAVHMATREMQFVCPPVLWERLGVKP, encoded by the coding sequence ATGACGACCGACCTGAGCCACGAAGTGGAGGTGGTCCCCGCCTTCTACGACATCGACCCCATGGAGATCGTGTGGCACGGCCACTACGTGAAATACCTGGAGGTCGCCCGCACCGCCCTGCTCGGCAAGTTCAACTACGACTATCCGCGCATGCGCGAGTCCGGCTACGGCTGGCCCATCGTCGATATGCGCCTCAAGTACGTGCGGCCGGCCGAATTCGGCCAGCGCCTGAAGGTGCGCGCCGAAATCAAGGAGTGGGAGAACCGCTTGCGCATCGAATACCGCATCACCGACGCCCTGAGCGGCCGGAAGCTCACCGAAGCCTCCACCATCCAGGTGGCGGTGCACATGGCCACGCGCGAAATGCAGTTCGTCTGCCCGCCCGTGCTGTGGGAGCGGCTGGGGGTGAAGCCATGA
- a CDS encoding phosphopantetheine-binding protein, with the protein MQALEQEIKELIISALSLEDVRPQDIATEAPLFVEGLGLDSIDALELGVALQKRYGVTLSADAAETRQHFASVAALARFVSQSRPATVQAR; encoded by the coding sequence TTGCAAGCGCTTGAACAAGAGATCAAGGAACTGATCATCTCCGCCCTGTCGCTGGAAGACGTGCGGCCGCAGGACATCGCGACGGAAGCGCCGCTCTTCGTCGAAGGCCTGGGCCTGGACTCCATCGACGCGCTGGAACTCGGCGTGGCGCTGCAGAAGCGCTACGGCGTCACCCTGTCGGCCGACGCGGCCGAAACCCGCCAGCATTTCGCGAGCGTCGCCGCGCTCGCGCGCTTCGTCTCCCAATCCCGCCCAGCCACCGTGCAAGCCAGGTGA
- a CDS encoding lysophospholipid acyltransferase family protein, with translation MLERIDRAWRVAATGLCFASFGTGSLMLGMVVFPMLRACIRDSRRRSAVARWMIRHTFRSFVTLMRATRVLSVEVRGLERLQGGGRLILANHPTLIDVVLLMALIEQGDCVVKGALSRNPITRGPVRAAGFVFNDDGGEELLEGCVRSVRTGNNLIIFPEGTRTSRTEPMRLQRGAARVAVHGELDITPVRIHCAPLTLAKGEKWWQVPPRRAHIRIEVDEVIRVSPFIAAAPSAALAARHLNRHLTDYFSREHELASA, from the coding sequence ATGCTTGAGCGCATCGACCGGGCCTGGCGCGTCGCCGCCACCGGCCTGTGCTTCGCTAGCTTCGGCACCGGCAGCCTGATGCTGGGCATGGTGGTCTTTCCGATGCTGCGCGCCTGCATCCGCGACTCGCGGCGCCGCTCCGCGGTTGCCCGCTGGATGATCCGCCACACCTTCCGCTCCTTCGTCACGCTGATGCGCGCCACCCGCGTGCTGAGCGTGGAAGTGCGCGGCCTCGAGCGCCTGCAGGGCGGCGGCCGGCTGATCCTGGCCAACCACCCGACCCTGATCGACGTCGTGCTGCTGATGGCGCTGATCGAGCAGGGCGACTGCGTGGTGAAGGGCGCGCTTTCGCGCAACCCGATCACGCGCGGCCCGGTCCGCGCGGCCGGCTTCGTTTTCAACGACGACGGCGGCGAGGAGCTGCTGGAAGGCTGCGTGCGCTCGGTGCGCACCGGCAACAACCTGATCATCTTCCCCGAGGGCACGCGCACCTCGCGCACCGAGCCCATGCGCCTGCAGCGCGGGGCGGCGCGGGTGGCGGTGCACGGCGAGCTGGACATCACGCCGGTGCGCATCCACTGCGCGCCGCTCACCCTGGCCAAGGGCGAGAAGTGGTGGCAGGTGCCGCCGCGCCGCGCCCACATCCGGATCGAGGTGGACGAGGTGATCCGGGTGTCGCCCTTCATCGCGGCGGCCCCCAGCGCGGCGCTGGCCGCGCGCCACCTCAATCGCCACCTCACCGACTATTTTTCGAGAGAGCACGAACTTGCAAGCGCTTGA
- a CDS encoding acyl carrier protein has protein sequence MTKDDILNHIAAILEETFEIDPAKVKPEAKLYDDLEIDSIDAVDLIVQLKPLVGRRLDPEAFKSVRTVADVVDALYGMLDNPTPA, from the coding sequence ATGACCAAGGACGACATCCTCAATCACATCGCCGCCATCCTGGAGGAAACCTTCGAGATCGATCCCGCCAAGGTGAAGCCCGAGGCGAAGCTCTATGACGACCTCGAGATCGACAGCATCGACGCCGTCGACCTGATCGTGCAGCTGAAGCCGCTGGTGGGCCGCCGCCTCGACCCCGAGGCCTTCAAGTCGGTGCGCACCGTGGCCGACGTGGTCGACGCGCTGTACGGCATGCTGGACAACCCCACGCCCGCCTGA
- a CDS encoding glycosyltransferase family 2 protein: protein MFKPVVVIPVYNHPDTIPAVCAAVRAHGLECILVDDGSDGRTQAAVQRLAVHDLGVHRLRLATNQGKGAAMVAGFREAARRGFTHVLQVDADGQHDTGDIPQFIEQARLHPDAVIAGCPVYDASVPKGRLYGRYATHVWVWINTLSLDIRDSMCGFRAYPLASLMPLLEKVRIGRRMDFDSDVIVRLHWRGVPVVNLATRVTYPQDGISHFRMLRDNVRISAMHTRLFFGMLARLPMLLWRKVAA from the coding sequence GTGTTCAAGCCGGTCGTCGTCATCCCCGTCTATAACCACCCGGACACGATTCCCGCGGTGTGCGCAGCGGTGCGCGCGCACGGGCTGGAATGCATCCTGGTCGACGACGGCAGCGACGGCCGCACGCAGGCTGCCGTGCAGCGCCTGGCCGTGCATGACCTCGGCGTGCACCGGCTGCGGCTGGCGACCAACCAGGGCAAGGGCGCCGCCATGGTGGCAGGCTTCCGTGAAGCCGCGCGCCGCGGCTTCACGCACGTGCTGCAGGTCGATGCCGACGGCCAGCACGACACCGGCGACATCCCGCAATTCATCGAGCAGGCGCGCCTGCATCCGGATGCGGTCATAGCCGGCTGTCCGGTGTACGACGCCAGCGTGCCCAAGGGCCGGCTCTACGGCCGCTATGCCACGCATGTCTGGGTCTGGATCAACACGCTGTCCCTGGACATCCGCGATTCCATGTGCGGCTTCCGCGCCTATCCGCTCGCCAGCCTGATGCCGCTGCTGGAGAAGGTCCGGATCGGCCGCCGCATGGACTTCGACAGCGACGTCATCGTGCGCCTGCACTGGCGCGGCGTGCCGGTCGTGAACCTGGCGACCCGCGTCACCTATCCGCAGGACGGCATCTCGCACTTCCGCATGCTGCGCGACAACGTGCGCATCTCGGCGATGCACACGCGCCTGTTCTTCGGCATGCTGGCGCGCTTGCCGATGCTGCTTTGGCGCAAGGTTGCGGCATGA